One Panicum virgatum strain AP13 chromosome 3N, P.virgatum_v5, whole genome shotgun sequence DNA segment encodes these proteins:
- the LOC120664637 gene encoding protein MAIN-LIKE 1-like: MAPTLQDVAMMLGLPITGDAVGPSVVPSTWLEDLEERFAGVATTIDPEDFNEHPQSKGPSKSWLLQFQPDLLAAHADDYSVTRSLKAYLLWLFGYILFNNSHGHCVDRVLLPYAQEIADADEDVIPLYSWDSAALACTYRGLYKASRQNDMNAVLTGCPILLQLWSYERIAIGRPMIDQSPYTPDMYGDMEDDRPTMGTLWYSRQVWTR, from the exons atggcaccgaccctgcaggacgttgcgatgaTGCTTGGTCTTCCTATCACCGGAGACGCTGTCGGGCCCAGCGTGGTACCTTCTACGTGGCTGGAGGATCTTGAGGAACgttttgcaggtgttgccaccacgattgatcctgaagatttcaatgagcacccacagtcgaaaggCCCTTCTAAGTCATGGCTCCTACAATTTCAG CCGGATCTGTTGGCAGCCCATGCTGATGACTACAGCGTGACTAGATCACTCAAGGCATACCTGCTGTGGTTATTTGGGTACATcctgttcaacaactcacacgggcactgtgtggatagggtgcttctgccatacgcacaggagatcgccgatgcagatgaggatgtcatacccttatatagttgggATTCTGCGgctcttgcatgcacatatcgtgGACTCTACAAGGCATCACGGCAGAATGATATGAATGCTGTCCTAACGGGgtgcccaattctgctacagctttggtcttacgagaggattgcgattggtcgtcccatgattgaccagtcaccgtacacgccggatatgtacggtgacatggaggacgacagacccaccatggggactctctggtactctcgacaggtatggacccgataa
- the LOC120664636 gene encoding ras-related protein RABA1f-like, protein MAYRAEDDYDYLFKVVLIGDSGVGKSNLLSRFTRNEFSLESKSTIGVEFATRSIHVEDKVVKAQIWDTAGQERYRAITSAYYRGAVGALVVYDVTRHVTFENVERWMRELKDHTDANIVIMLVGNKADLRHLRAVSTEDAKAFAERENAFFMETSALEAMNVEDAFTEVLTQIYRVVSKKALDIGDDPAAPPKGQTINVGGKDDVSAVKKSACCSS, encoded by the exons ATGGCGTACCGGGCGGAGGACGACTACGACTACCTCTTCAAGGTGGTGCTCATCGGGGACTCCGGCGTCGGCAAGTCCAACCTGCTCTCCCGCTTCACGCGCAACGAGTTCAGCCTCGAGTCCAAGTCCACCATCGGGGTCGAGTTCGCCACCCGCAGCATCCACGTCGAGGACAAGGTCGTCAAGGCCCAGATCTGGGACACCGCCGGCCAGGAAAG GTACCGAGCTATCACAAGTGCATACTACCGTGGAGCAGTAGGGGCACTAGTTGTCTATGACGTGACACGCCATGTCACCTTTGAGAACGTGGAGAGGTGGATGAGGGAGCTCAAGGACCACACGGACGCCAACATCGTGATCATGCTCGTCGGGAACAAGGCGGACCTGCGCCACCTTAGGGCTGTCTCGACGGAGGATGCAAAGGCCTTCGCCGAGAGAGAGAATGCCTTCTTCATGGAGACGTCAGCCCTGGAGGCGATGAATGTGGAGGATGCCTTCACCGAGGTGCTCACACAGATCTACCGCGTGGTAAGCAAGAAGGCTCTTGACATCGGCGATGACCCTGCAGCGCCTCCCAAGGGCCAGACCATCAATGTTGGCGGCAAGGATGATGTGTCGGCGGTGAAGAAGTCTGCTTGTTGTTCGTCTTAG
- the LOC120664635 gene encoding probable E3 ubiquitin-protein ligase ZFP1 isoform X1, whose amino-acid sequence MSHRNMVWTHQSINPGWEQGHVQVQSESSYYGGPGIDSSNLGVQVAAGVPGNTANVGICDLRNHELQHVHNSCPHVGVTSSFVFPTAMHNPGMATTAVNIYIPQTQSFGLGNVLPPSLYHQVPTGNIDESSSSVNFGDTGSGFIKRKNAVVAGNHHFLHGFAGSSSSAHVPQNPARGPWNASFQSNCLPNSAASNPPEFHSSNGWPFLEGPSTDVPSSFSSMATRPELVPHGNYVFPTCHMGQCNTWIPQAANGVAHGVPQWGYSNLLANPPGTTDMPNGIVQGPLPHFSQNPLHSMQMQVPQIQVSHQQFLGNNVVHGLNPSAAGLPLDPRMLSLPFNSEHTFGHPMHPPLTNHVNSGVLRILPYQNATMLDRSRIHEAGHVIDEHRELRLDVDNMTYEELVALEEQIGNVNTGLTESYIQENLRSTFYVPGAAGVCDQFSEPSLENDACIICQEEYEAEELIGTLECGHKYHATCIKQWLVMKNLCPICKTTALSSDSRNG is encoded by the exons ATGTCACATAGAAATATGGTCTGGACACATCAGTCGATTAATCCTGGATGGGAACAAGGACATGTCCAAGTTCAATCAGAAAGTTCCTATTATGGAGGCCCTGGAATTGATTCATCCAACCTGGGTGTGCAAGTTGCTGCCGGAGTTCCAGGAAATACTGCTAATGTTGGTATCTGTGATCTGCGGAATCATGAGCTCCAGCATGTTCATAATTCATGCCCACATGTTGGTGTTACATCAAGTTTTGTCTTCCCAACTGCTATGCATAACCCCGGAATGGCAACAACAGCTGTTAACATATATATTCCTCAGACTCAAAGCTTTGGACTGGGCAATGTGCTACCACCATCTTTATATCATCAAGTTCCCACAGGAAATATTGATGAGAGTAGCAGCAGTGTCAATTTTGGTGACACGGGTAGTGGATTCATCAAAAGGAAAAATGCAGTTGTGGCTGGTAACCATCATTTTCTTCATGGATTTGCAGGTTCGAGTTCATCTGCTCATGTGCCTCAGAATCCTGCACGTGGGCCATGGAATGCTTCATTTCAATCAAATTGTTTACCTAACTCTGCAGCTTCAAACCCACCAGAGTTCCACAGTAGCAATGGTTGGCCATTTTTAGAAGGACCTTCTACAGATGTTCCTAGCAGTTTCAGTTCAATGGCTACTCGACCAGAGTTGGTACCCCATGGTAACTACGTGTTTCCAACCTGTCACATGGGCCAGTGCAATACATGGATTCCACAGGCTGCAAATGGTGTTGCTCATGGAGTACCACAGTGGGGATATAGTAATTTATTGGCCAATCCTCCAG GAACCACAGACATGCCGAATGGAATTGTTCAGGGGCCTCTACCTCATTTCTCCCAGAATCCTTTGCATAGTATGCAAATGCAAGTACCTCAAATACAAGTATCCCATCAACAGTTCCTTGGTAACAATGTGGTGCATGGTTTAAATCCTTCTGCCGCAGGCCTTCCTTTAGATCCAAGAATGCTGTCTCTCCCATTCAATTCTGAGCACACTTTTGGGCATCCAATGCATCCACCTCTTACAAACCATGTTAACAGTGGGGTTTTAAGAATTCTGCCATATCAG AATGCTACCATGCTGGATCGATCAAGGATTCATGAAGCAGGACATGTTATTGATGAACATCGAGAATTGCGTCTGGATGTGGATAACATGACTTATGAA GAGCTTGTAGCATTGGAAGAGCAGATAGGCAATGTCAATACTGGTTTGACAGAAAGTTACATCCAAGAGAACTTGAGGTCAACTTTCTATGTTCCAGGAGCAGCTGGAGTGTGTGATCAGTTTTCTGAGCCCTCTTTGGAGAATGATGCTTGCATAATATGCCAG GAAGAGTATGAAGCTGAAGAACTTATAGGAACCCTTGAATGCGGCCACAAGTACCATGCGACGTGCATAAAGCAATGGTTGGTGATGAAGAACCTGTGCCCCATCTGCAAGACAACAGCGTTGTCATCAGATAGTAGGAATGGATGA
- the LOC120664635 gene encoding probable E3 ubiquitin-protein ligase ZFP1 isoform X2 produces MSHRNMVWTHQSINPGWEQGHVQVQSESSYYGGPGIDSSNLGVQVAAGVPGNTANVGICDLRNHELQHVHNSCPHVGVTSSFVFPTAMHNPGMATTAVNIYIPQTQSFGLGNVLPPSLYHQVPTGNIDESSSSVNFGDTGSGFIKRKNAVVAGNHHFLHGFAASNPPEFHSSNGWPFLEGPSTDVPSSFSSMATRPELVPHGNYVFPTCHMGQCNTWIPQAANGVAHGVPQWGYSNLLANPPGTTDMPNGIVQGPLPHFSQNPLHSMQMQVPQIQVSHQQFLGNNVVHGLNPSAAGLPLDPRMLSLPFNSEHTFGHPMHPPLTNHVNSGVLRILPYQNATMLDRSRIHEAGHVIDEHRELRLDVDNMTYEELVALEEQIGNVNTGLTESYIQENLRSTFYVPGAAGVCDQFSEPSLENDACIICQEEYEAEELIGTLECGHKYHATCIKQWLVMKNLCPICKTTALSSDSRNG; encoded by the exons ATGTCACATAGAAATATGGTCTGGACACATCAGTCGATTAATCCTGGATGGGAACAAGGACATGTCCAAGTTCAATCAGAAAGTTCCTATTATGGAGGCCCTGGAATTGATTCATCCAACCTGGGTGTGCAAGTTGCTGCCGGAGTTCCAGGAAATACTGCTAATGTTGGTATCTGTGATCTGCGGAATCATGAGCTCCAGCATGTTCATAATTCATGCCCACATGTTGGTGTTACATCAAGTTTTGTCTTCCCAACTGCTATGCATAACCCCGGAATGGCAACAACAGCTGTTAACATATATATTCCTCAGACTCAAAGCTTTGGACTGGGCAATGTGCTACCACCATCTTTATATCATCAAGTTCCCACAGGAAATATTGATGAGAGTAGCAGCAGTGTCAATTTTGGTGACACGGGTAGTGGATTCATCAAAAGGAAAAATGCAGTTGTGGCTGGTAACCATCATTTTCTTCATGGATTTGCAG CTTCAAACCCACCAGAGTTCCACAGTAGCAATGGTTGGCCATTTTTAGAAGGACCTTCTACAGATGTTCCTAGCAGTTTCAGTTCAATGGCTACTCGACCAGAGTTGGTACCCCATGGTAACTACGTGTTTCCAACCTGTCACATGGGCCAGTGCAATACATGGATTCCACAGGCTGCAAATGGTGTTGCTCATGGAGTACCACAGTGGGGATATAGTAATTTATTGGCCAATCCTCCAG GAACCACAGACATGCCGAATGGAATTGTTCAGGGGCCTCTACCTCATTTCTCCCAGAATCCTTTGCATAGTATGCAAATGCAAGTACCTCAAATACAAGTATCCCATCAACAGTTCCTTGGTAACAATGTGGTGCATGGTTTAAATCCTTCTGCCGCAGGCCTTCCTTTAGATCCAAGAATGCTGTCTCTCCCATTCAATTCTGAGCACACTTTTGGGCATCCAATGCATCCACCTCTTACAAACCATGTTAACAGTGGGGTTTTAAGAATTCTGCCATATCAG AATGCTACCATGCTGGATCGATCAAGGATTCATGAAGCAGGACATGTTATTGATGAACATCGAGAATTGCGTCTGGATGTGGATAACATGACTTATGAA GAGCTTGTAGCATTGGAAGAGCAGATAGGCAATGTCAATACTGGTTTGACAGAAAGTTACATCCAAGAGAACTTGAGGTCAACTTTCTATGTTCCAGGAGCAGCTGGAGTGTGTGATCAGTTTTCTGAGCCCTCTTTGGAGAATGATGCTTGCATAATATGCCAG GAAGAGTATGAAGCTGAAGAACTTATAGGAACCCTTGAATGCGGCCACAAGTACCATGCGACGTGCATAAAGCAATGGTTGGTGATGAAGAACCTGTGCCCCATCTGCAAGACAACAGCGTTGTCATCAGATAGTAGGAATGGATGA